One window from the genome of Scyliorhinus torazame isolate Kashiwa2021f chromosome 3, sScyTor2.1, whole genome shotgun sequence encodes:
- the mcidas gene encoding multicilin isoform X3 — protein MQNGRKVFGEIYPNRMVELPIRTSGKKQPRVDRKKDHQKVNGTNSQVTIYSQAATNTPDSAFVTIDETVWQDLADCTSSLHQESSNEPAPQNQPLEGASEFDLQDFKDVGMMMCDPTSLMQPMSMTDAELPLSDYVSDLEACISSSISGVHDSLMEMNLQTDNSQTPEQFWKDVAEENQKALGDALEENEHLQVTLKRKQYEIVSLKERNVQLKELASKAKHLASILDVSSMSNNTGRQVVLIHY, from the exons ATGCAAAATGGAAGAAAAGTCTTTGGAGAAATTTATCCGAAtagaatggtggaattgccaatccGCACTTCTGGCAAAAAACAACCAAGAGTTGACAGAAAG AAGGATCACCAGAAGGTCAACGGGACGAATTCGCAGGTGACCATTTATTCCCAAGCAGCAACCAACACACCAGACTCAG CATTCGTGACTATAGATGAAACAGTGTGGCAGGATCTGGCAGATTGTACATCCAGTCTACACCAGGAATCTTCAAATGAACCCGCTCCGCAG AATCAACCATTGGAAGGAGCATCGGAGTTTGACCTGCAAGATTTCAAGGATGTTGGTATGATGATGTGCG ACCCAACATCGTTGATGCAGCCCATGTCCATGACTGATGCAGAACTCCCACTTTCTGACTATGTGTCTGATCTAGAAGCATGCATTTCATCTTCAATCTCAGGTGTGCACGACTCTCTGATGGAGATGAATCTGCAGACAGACAACTCACAAACACCTGAGCAATTTTGGAAGGATGTTGCAGAAGAAAATCAAAAAGCTCTAGGAGATGCTCTGGAGGAAAATGAACAT CTGCAAGTCACTTTAAAGAGAAAACAATATGAAATTGTATCACTGAAGGAAAGAAATGTCCAACTGAAAGAACTTGCCAGTAAGGCAAAGCATCTGGCATCTATACTTGAT GTTTCGTCCATGAGCAACAACACAGGTCGTCAAGTGGTATTGATCCACTACTGA
- the mcidas gene encoding multicilin isoform X1, translating to MQNGRKVFGEIYPNRMVELPIRTSGKKQPRVDRKKDHQKVNGTNSQVTIYSQAATNTPDSAFVTIDETVWQDLADCTSSLHQESSNEPAPQNQPLEGASEFDLQDFKDVGMMMCDPTSLMQPMSMTDAELPLSDYVSDLEACISSSISGVHDSLMEMNLQTDNSQTPEQFWKDVAEENQKALGDALEENEHLQVTLKRKQYEIVSLKERNVQLKELASKAKHLASILDKLMKQECQNGSDTMSEIFPSKASAKRQRVEGTYFDNQDCDKVDEILRDISEKCNVALHTLNDKDSKHFRGYHYSEETSYNESQEAINMYGCFNGLQTSMSCNLASLDTSELDNDMSFRTSIRDHCTIRTLAFPQGNAFTTRTPSGGFKFRWIPS from the exons ATGCAAAATGGAAGAAAAGTCTTTGGAGAAATTTATCCGAAtagaatggtggaattgccaatccGCACTTCTGGCAAAAAACAACCAAGAGTTGACAGAAAG AAGGATCACCAGAAGGTCAACGGGACGAATTCGCAGGTGACCATTTATTCCCAAGCAGCAACCAACACACCAGACTCAG CATTCGTGACTATAGATGAAACAGTGTGGCAGGATCTGGCAGATTGTACATCCAGTCTACACCAGGAATCTTCAAATGAACCCGCTCCGCAG AATCAACCATTGGAAGGAGCATCGGAGTTTGACCTGCAAGATTTCAAGGATGTTGGTATGATGATGTGCG ACCCAACATCGTTGATGCAGCCCATGTCCATGACTGATGCAGAACTCCCACTTTCTGACTATGTGTCTGATCTAGAAGCATGCATTTCATCTTCAATCTCAGGTGTGCACGACTCTCTGATGGAGATGAATCTGCAGACAGACAACTCACAAACACCTGAGCAATTTTGGAAGGATGTTGCAGAAGAAAATCAAAAAGCTCTAGGAGATGCTCTGGAGGAAAATGAACAT CTGCAAGTCACTTTAAAGAGAAAACAATATGAAATTGTATCACTGAAGGAAAGAAATGTCCAACTGAAAGAACTTGCCAGTAAGGCAAAGCATCTGGCATCTATACTTGAT AAGCTAATGAAGCAGGAATGCCAGAATGGCAGTGACACCATGTCAGAGATCTTCCCCTCAAAAGCCTCAGCTAAGCGCCAAAGAGTCGAGGGCACATACTTTGACAACCAGGACTGTGATAAAGTGGATGAGATTTTAAGAGACATCTCAGAAAAATGCAATGTAGCCTTGCACACATTGAATGACAAAGACTCTAAACATTTTAGGGGTTACCATTACTCAGAAGAAACAAGTTATAATGAAAGCCAGGAAGCCATCAACATGTATggatgtttcaatgggctccaaacATCTATGTCTTGCAACCTGGCCAGTTTAGATACCAGTGAGCTGGATAATGATATGTCTTTCAGGACTTCAATTCGTGATCACTGCACAATAAGAACATTAGCTTTTCCTCAGGGTAATGCATTTACCACCAGGACTCCCAGTGGTGGTTTTAAATttcgatggattcccagttga
- the mcidas gene encoding multicilin isoform X2, with product MALQTCYMPFPQWRFEFQNQPLEGASEFDLQDFKDVGMMMCDPTSLMQPMSMTDAELPLSDYVSDLEACISSSISGVHDSLMEMNLQTDNSQTPEQFWKDVAEENQKALGDALEENEHLQVTLKRKQYEIVSLKERNVQLKELASKAKHLASILDKLMKQECQNGSDTMSEIFPSKASAKRQRVEGTYFDNQDCDKVDEILRDISEKCNVALHTLNDKDSKHFRGYHYSEETSYNESQEAINMYGCFNGLQTSMSCNLASLDTSELDNDMSFRTSIRDHCTIRTLAFPQGNAFTTRTPSGGFKFRWIPS from the exons ATGGCACTTCAAACCTGTTACATGCCATTTCCTCAGTGGAGATTTGAATTCCAG AATCAACCATTGGAAGGAGCATCGGAGTTTGACCTGCAAGATTTCAAGGATGTTGGTATGATGATGTGCG ACCCAACATCGTTGATGCAGCCCATGTCCATGACTGATGCAGAACTCCCACTTTCTGACTATGTGTCTGATCTAGAAGCATGCATTTCATCTTCAATCTCAGGTGTGCACGACTCTCTGATGGAGATGAATCTGCAGACAGACAACTCACAAACACCTGAGCAATTTTGGAAGGATGTTGCAGAAGAAAATCAAAAAGCTCTAGGAGATGCTCTGGAGGAAAATGAACAT CTGCAAGTCACTTTAAAGAGAAAACAATATGAAATTGTATCACTGAAGGAAAGAAATGTCCAACTGAAAGAACTTGCCAGTAAGGCAAAGCATCTGGCATCTATACTTGAT AAGCTAATGAAGCAGGAATGCCAGAATGGCAGTGACACCATGTCAGAGATCTTCCCCTCAAAAGCCTCAGCTAAGCGCCAAAGAGTCGAGGGCACATACTTTGACAACCAGGACTGTGATAAAGTGGATGAGATTTTAAGAGACATCTCAGAAAAATGCAATGTAGCCTTGCACACATTGAATGACAAAGACTCTAAACATTTTAGGGGTTACCATTACTCAGAAGAAACAAGTTATAATGAAAGCCAGGAAGCCATCAACATGTATggatgtttcaatgggctccaaacATCTATGTCTTGCAACCTGGCCAGTTTAGATACCAGTGAGCTGGATAATGATATGTCTTTCAGGACTTCAATTCGTGATCACTGCACAATAAGAACATTAGCTTTTCCTCAGGGTAATGCATTTACCACCAGGACTCCCAGTGGTGGTTTTAAATttcgatggattcccagttga